From a single Silene latifolia isolate original U9 population chromosome 6, ASM4854445v1, whole genome shotgun sequence genomic region:
- the LOC141586643 gene encoding switch 2-like, with translation MSFKAFKDTLKPCTTTSTTSSSSSSSSTISQFNPNPIHPRRIPPKTSISQQLLRLDHSLSQQTKLSDKQPPITKEKEKEKEKVKEDNEDYRGFGRPNLDVFSFGETGPFQPLLLSSPGVLPLVQVPASINCRLLQHQREGVKFLYQLYKNNHGGILGDDMGLGKTIQTIAFLAAVFAKDTESANPATVKRNQQGPVLIIGPASVLQNWEDEFSNWSTFRVSIYHGPNRDLILNKVEGQELEVMITSFDTFRIYGTTVSEVMWDIVIVDEAHRLKNERSKLYIACLGFKTKRRYGLTGTVMQNKIMELFNLFDWVAPGSLGSREHFRDFYDEPLKLGQRSSAPELFIQVAEERKKHLTTLLSKYLLRRTKEETVGNLMLGKEDNIVFCEMSEPQKRAYQRMLQQPEIRCLINKDLPCSCGSPLSQGECHNRTVPDGVIWRYLHRDNPEGCDWCPGCLIFPCILKLQQISNHVELIKPNPKDDEDKQKKDAELAENVFGPDIDLVGGKTQNESFMGLSDVKHCGKMKALERLMTSWISHGDKVLLFSHSVRMLDILEKFMMRKGYFYTRLDGSTPTGVRQSLVNDFNSSPSMQVFLISTRAGGLGLNLVSANRVVIFDPSWNPSHDLQAQDRSFRLGQKRHVVVFRLIAAGSLEELVYTRQVYKQQLSNIAVSGKLEKRYFEGVQDHKQFQGELFGICNLFRDLSDKLFTSDIIGLHDKHAPEPVGGEKQNVNNIGVHLVQSKEATKSSFSESNVTEPSSSLSTAVNKPLLKELGILYSHRFEDIVNFGPEKTVIMAEKAASNGDTKELHNYPLTEAKLLNDVAETKPMSRENKKRQFSLVAQWMGMTELEFSKWVISASPRDREKTLRDYKKRRKETTSRA, from the exons ATGTCGTTCAAGGCTTTCAAAGACACCCTTAAACCATGCACCACCACTTCTACcacctcctcttcttcttcttcttcttctacaatTTCCCAGTTCAACCCTAATCCAATTCACCCCAGAAGAATTCCCCCCAAAACTTCCATTTCTCAGCAACTCCTACGTCTCGATCACTCTCTTTCTCAACAGACCAAACTTTCCGATAAACAACCACCCATCAccaaggaaaaggaaaaggaaaaggaaaaggtaAAGGAAGATAATGAAGACTATAGAGGGTTTGGTAGACCCAATTTGGATGTTTTTAGTTTCGGCGAAACTGGCCCTTTTCAGCCCCTTCTCTTGTCCTCTCCCGGTGTCCTTCCGCTTGTTCAG GTCCCTGCTTCTATTAATTGTAGGCTTCTCCAGCACCAACGGGAAGGAGTTAAATTTCTATACCAATTGTACAAGAATAATCATGGAGGCATTCTTGGAGACGACAT GGGATTAGGGAAGACAATACAAACTATAGCCTTCTTAGCTGCTGTTTTTGCGAAGGATACAGAATCTGCTAACCCTGCTACTGTGAAGAGAAATCAGCAGGGTCCTGTTCTCATTATAGGCCCCGCATCAGTTCTGCAGAACTGGGAGGATGAATTCTCTAACTGGTCTACTTTTCGTGTTTCTATATACCATGGACCAAATCGTGACTTGATTCTTAATAAAGTAGAGGGGCAGGAACTAGAGGTAATGATAACAAGTTTTGATACATTTAGAATATATGGGACTACAGTTTCAGAGGTTATGTGGGATATTGTCATTGTTGATGAAGCACATCGGCTGAAGAATGAGAGGTCAAAGTTATACATTGCATGCCTTGGTTTTAAAACTAAAAGAAGATATGGTCTAACGGGGACTGTAATGCAGAATAAAATAATGGAGCTCTTTAATTTGTTTGATTGGGTTGCGCCAGGATCTTTGGGATCACGAGAACATTTTCGTGACTTCTATGACGAACCTCTTAAGCTTGGCCAAAGGTCTAGTGCTCCTGAACTGTTCATCCAAGTTGCTGAAGAGCGCAAAAAGCACCTCACAACACTTCTCAGCAAATATTTGTTGAGGAGGACAAAGGAGGAGACTGTTGGAAATCTTATGTTGGGAAAGGAAGATAACATTGTCTTTTGTGAAATGAGTGAACCGCAGAAACGGGCCTATCAGAGAATGTTGCAGCAACCAGAAATTCGGTGCCTCATAAATAAAGATCTTCCATGCTCATGCGGTAGTCCACTTAGCCAAGGGGAATGTCATAATAGAACAGTTCCAGACGGTGTCATATGGAGATATTTGCACAGAGATAATCCAGAGGGTTGCGATTGGTGCCCTGGTTGCCTTATTTTTCCATGTATTCTTAAGCTTCAGCAG ATTAGCAATCATGTGGAGCTTATCAAGCCAAACCCAAAAGATGATGAagataagcaaaagaaagatgCTGAGTTGGCTGAGAATGTTTTTGGTCCTGATATTGATTTGGTGGGAGGGAAGACTCAAAATGAAAGCTTTATGGGTCTCAGTGACGTGAAGCATTGTGGAAAAATGAAAGCTCTAGAGAGATTAATGACATCTTGGATTTCACATGGTGATAAAGTTCTCCTCTTCAGTCACTCTGTAAG GATGTTAGACATCCTGGAGAAGTTTATGATGCGGAAGGGATATTTCTATACAAGACTTGATGGGTCGACACCCACTGGAGTGCGCCAATCTCTTGTTAATGATTTCAACTCAAGCCCAAGCATGCAG GTGTTCCTAATTTCTACTCGAGCTGGGGGCCTTGGACTAAATCTAGTTAGTGCCAATCGGGTTGTGATATTTGATCCAAGCTGGAATCCTTCACATGATTTGCAGGCCCAAGATAGGTCATTTCGTTTGGGCCAGAAAAGGCACGTCGTTGTTTTTCGCCTTATTGCAGCTGGGTCTCTTGAGGAGCTTGTATATACCCGCCAAGTTTACAAACAGCAGTTATCAAACATCGCAGTTTCTGGAAAATTGGAAAAGCGATATTTTGAAGGTGTCCAG GACCACAAACAGTTTCAGGGCGAGCTCTTTGGAATATGTAATTTGTTTCGTGATCTGTCAGACAAGCTATTCACCAGTGACATCATTGGATTGCACGACAAACATGCACCTGAACCCGTGGGAGGTGAAAAGCAGAATGTAAATAATATAGGGGTGCATCTTGTTCAATCAAAGGAGGCAACCAAGTCGTCTTTTTCGGAGTCTAATGTTACAGAGCCATCCAGTTCACTGAGTACTGCTGTTAATAAGCCACTACTTAAAGAACTAG GTATTCTATATTCACATCGGTTTGAAGACATTGTCAACTTTGGTCCCGAGAAAACTGTTATCATGGCTGAAAAAGCAGCCTCAAATGGTGATACGAAGGAGCTGCATAACTATCCACTTACTGAAGCCAAGCTGTTGAATGATGTGGCAGAAACAAAGCCTAtgtctagagagaataaaaagaGGCAGTTTAGTCTAGTTGCCCAGTGGATGGGCATGACAGAACTCGAGTTCAGTAAGTGGGTTATATCTGCATCTCCTAGAGATCGAGAGAAGACGCTCCGCGATTATaaaaagaggagaaaagagaCGACATCACGAGCTTAG